In the Festucalex cinctus isolate MCC-2025b chromosome 10, RoL_Fcin_1.0, whole genome shotgun sequence genome, one interval contains:
- the LOC144026955 gene encoding regulator of G-protein signaling 5-like isoform X1 has translation MCKGLAALPQTCLVRAKEIKSKLGVLLQKPENAIDLIIPYPEKTEKKPEKLQKPSSEEASQWRESLDRVLNNNYGLATFRSFLQSEFSDENIEFWMACEDFKKTKDPVKMAAKAKMIYEDYIQTEGPKEVNIDHFTKDVTLRNLVHLSPETFDLAQKRIHALMEKDSFGRFLRSEQYQELLVN, from the exons ATGTGTAAAGGATTAGCTGCCCTGCCCCAAACCTGCCTTGTAAG GGCCAAAGAGATCAAGTCCAAGTTGGGAGTTTTACTTCAAAAGCCCGAAAATGCCATCGACCTCATCATTCCCTACCCGGAGAAAACCGAGAAGAAGCCGGAGAAGCtgcagaa ACCGTCAAGTGAGGAAGCGTCTCAGTGGCGTGAGAGTCTGGACCGAGTCCTCAACAACAACT ACGGTCTTGCTACTTTCCGCAGCTTCCTGCAGTCCGAGTTCAGCGACGAGAATATCGAGTTCTGGATGGCCTGCGAGGATTTCAAGAAGACCAAGGACCCCGTCAAGATGGCTGCCAAGGCAAAAATGATCTACGAGGACTACATTCAGACCGAGGGACCCAAAGAG GTCAACATTGACCATTTCACCAAGGATGTGACTCTGAGGAATTTGGTGCATCTTTCTCCGGAAACCTTCGACCTGGCCCAGAAGCGCATCCACGCCCTGATGGAAAAAGATTCCTTCGGTCGCTTCCTGAGGTCGGAGCAGTACCAGGAACTTCTGGTCAACTAA
- the LOC144026955 gene encoding regulator of G-protein signaling 5-like isoform X2 translates to MACEDFKKTKDPVKMAAKAKMIYEDYIQTEGPKEVNIDHFTKDVTLRNLVHLSPETFDLAQKRIHALMEKDSFGRFLRSEQYQELLVN, encoded by the exons ATGGCCTGCGAGGATTTCAAGAAGACCAAGGACCCCGTCAAGATGGCTGCCAAGGCAAAAATGATCTACGAGGACTACATTCAGACCGAGGGACCCAAAGAG GTCAACATTGACCATTTCACCAAGGATGTGACTCTGAGGAATTTGGTGCATCTTTCTCCGGAAACCTTCGACCTGGCCCAGAAGCGCATCCACGCCCTGATGGAAAAAGATTCCTTCGGTCGCTTCCTGAGGTCGGAGCAGTACCAGGAACTTCTGGTCAACTAA
- the rgs4 gene encoding regulator of G-protein signaling 4 isoform X1, whose protein sequence is MRKRFVMQIKFPLSCSATFFFFSLFSAKDIKHKISFLLQKQESQEVDHKQTKEKNEDAAKRVPTAADVEKWKESFSSVMNSETGRGVFSSFLRSEFSQENMHFWLACEDFKKTPACKLDKKAKLIYQQFVAQDAPNEVNLEAATREETRQNVTSASPSCFDEAQRRIYLLMEKDSYRRFLRSKLILDLSQAARKKEKNGCHGADDGPELAGGA, encoded by the exons ATGCGGAAGCGTTTTGTTATGCAAATTAAATTTCCTCTGTCATGctctgcaacttttttttttttttctctcttcagtGCCAAAGATATCAAACACAAAATAAGCTTCTTGCTCCAGAAGCAAGAATCGCAAGAAGTGGACCACAAGCAGACCAAAGAGAAGAATGAAGACGCTGCTAAaag GGTGCCAACTGCTGCTGATGTGGAGAAGTGGAAGGAATCCTTCAGCTCAGTGATGAACTCTGAAA CGGGCCGCGGCGTGTTCAGCAGCTTCCTGAGGTCGGAGTTCAGCCAGGAGAACATGCACTTCTGGCTTGCTTGTGAGGACTTCAAGAAGACGCCAGCGTGCAAGCTGGACAAGAAAGCAAAGTTGATCTACCAGCAGTTTGTGGCACAAGACGCTCCAAATGAG GTCAATTTGGAGGCAGCGACCCGAGAGGAAACCCGCCAGAACGTGACGAGCGCCTCGCCGTCGTGTTTCGACGAAGCTCAGAGGCGGATCTACCTGCTGATGGAGAAAGACTCGTACCGACGTTTCCTGCGCTCCAAGCTGATCCTGGATTTGTCCCAGGCCGCgcggaagaaagaaaaaaacggcTGCCACGGCGCCGACGACGGGCCGGAATTAGCGGGCGGCGCCTAA
- the rgs4 gene encoding regulator of G-protein signaling 4 isoform X2 translates to MCKGLATLPATCLKSAKDIKHKISFLLQKQESQEVDHKQTKEKNEDAAKRVPTAADVEKWKESFSSVMNSETGRGVFSSFLRSEFSQENMHFWLACEDFKKTPACKLDKKAKLIYQQFVAQDAPNEVNLEAATREETRQNVTSASPSCFDEAQRRIYLLMEKDSYRRFLRSKLILDLSQAARKKEKNGCHGADDGPELAGGA, encoded by the exons ATGTGCAAAGGACTTGCGACACTTCCTGCAACATGCCTGAAAAG tGCCAAAGATATCAAACACAAAATAAGCTTCTTGCTCCAGAAGCAAGAATCGCAAGAAGTGGACCACAAGCAGACCAAAGAGAAGAATGAAGACGCTGCTAAaag GGTGCCAACTGCTGCTGATGTGGAGAAGTGGAAGGAATCCTTCAGCTCAGTGATGAACTCTGAAA CGGGCCGCGGCGTGTTCAGCAGCTTCCTGAGGTCGGAGTTCAGCCAGGAGAACATGCACTTCTGGCTTGCTTGTGAGGACTTCAAGAAGACGCCAGCGTGCAAGCTGGACAAGAAAGCAAAGTTGATCTACCAGCAGTTTGTGGCACAAGACGCTCCAAATGAG GTCAATTTGGAGGCAGCGACCCGAGAGGAAACCCGCCAGAACGTGACGAGCGCCTCGCCGTCGTGTTTCGACGAAGCTCAGAGGCGGATCTACCTGCTGATGGAGAAAGACTCGTACCGACGTTTCCTGCGCTCCAAGCTGATCCTGGATTTGTCCCAGGCCGCgcggaagaaagaaaaaaacggcTGCCACGGCGCCGACGACGGGCCGGAATTAGCGGGCGGCGCCTAA